A genomic segment from Necator americanus strain Aroian chromosome III, whole genome shotgun sequence encodes:
- a CDS encoding hypothetical protein (NECATOR_CHRIII.G9471.T1): MSPKKCRRDLREYNIPLATLLSEDGTRTSSRREMEIITERFYSNLFRSSASVSSSIIPTGEAPPRILPSEVLVAIKSMKPGTDPGPDFISADFLRAGGHPLHVILAAHKTSYLQKERIPDQWKTSRTVLIHKKGDREELRNYRPICLLSVLYKVFTKIILTRISRTLDKAQAQESWIPSGVQLLASHPDRVDVSREYRLPLVLTFVDCEKAVDSVRTNAVPSALIDQGVDASYVKTLADRCTTKKQIFHRSLTIPNGKEVRQGDTISPKLFTAALQLIMKSLS, encoded by the coding sequence ATGAGTccaaagaagtgccgcagggatctccgcgaatataatattccgctagcaaccttgctgagcgaagacgggactcgcacgtcttctcgtcgtgagatggaaatcattacggagaggttctactcgaaccttttccgttcatcagcTTCTGTGTCAAGCTCGATCATCCCCAccggtgaagctccaccacggattctcccttcggaagtactagtcgctatcaagagcatgaaacctggcacagaccccggacctgattttatatcagcagactttcttcgggctggtggccatccgcttcatgtaatcttagcagcgcacaagacatcctaccttcaaaaagaaaggatcccagaccagtggaagacctcgcgaaccgttcttatccataagaaaggtgaccgagaggagcTTCGGAattaccgtccgatatgcttgctgagcgtgttatacaaggtattcaccaagatcatcctcacgcgcatatctaggacgctggataaAGCCCAGGCCCAAGAAAGTTGGATACCGTCAGGAGTTCAGCTGCTTGCatcacatccagaccgtgtcgatgTTAGCCgtgaataccgcctgccccttgtacTAACCTTCGTAGACTGTGAGAAGGCCGTTGACAGCGTACGAACGAATGCAGTACCGTCAGCGTTgatcgatcaaggtgtggacgcgtcgtatgtgaagACATTAgccgatcgatgcaccacgaaGAAACAGATTTTCCACCGCTCCCTTACCATACCCAATGGAAAggaggtacgacaaggcgatactatatcgccgaagctgttcacagctgcattgcaattaataatgaaatcactttcttag
- a CDS encoding hypothetical protein (NECATOR_CHRIII.G9472.T1): MWWNQLGVINCELLQPNETSTGERHQQKLIQMRISHAPVDDSLPGPEKQLTTHEEVKNWIDSWIASIDEERFRRGIRMLAKTCSKLVANYGQYFE, translated from the exons ATGTGGTGGAATCAGCTCGGAGTGATTAACTGTGAGCTACTTCAGCCTAACGAAACCAGCACTGGGGAACGTCACCAACAAAAATTAATCCAAATGAG AATATCACATGCACCGGTCGATGACTCGTTGCCTGGCCCTGAAAAGCAACTCACTACTCACGAAGAAGTCAAGAATTGGATCGATTCTTGGATCGCCTCAATAGACGAGGAACGTTTCCGACGCGGAATCCGTATGCTGGCGAAAACATGCAGTAAACTCGTAGCTAATTATGGACAGTACTTTGaataa
- a CDS encoding hypothetical protein (NECATOR_CHRIII.G9473.T1): MSNRNFRQIYFYEFKLGRAAAQTARNINEVWGQRSINECIVHRWFQKFRAGNTSLEDEPHGSRPPILDNNLLRATVEADPCKTTRDIARKLKFGRRRSRNCEVYARH; the protein is encoded by the coding sequence atgtcTAATCGCAATTTTCGTCAAATTTACTTCTACGAGTTCAAACTGGGCCGAGCTGCCGCTCAAACCGCTCGAAATATCAACGAAGTATGGGGCCAGAGAAGTATCAACGAATGCATAGTACACCGTTGGTTCCAAAAGTTTCGTGCCGGCAACACCAGCCTCGAAGACGAACCACATGGCAGCCGTCCACCAATACTTGATAACAACTTATTGAGGGCGACAGTCGAAGCTGATCCATGCAAAACCACACGAGATATTGCCAGGAAGCTCAAGTTCGGAAGGAGGAGAAGCAGAAACTGCGAAGTTTATGCCCGGCACTGA
- a CDS encoding hypothetical protein (NECATOR_CHRIII.G9474.T2) → MVRYRIELGHNSDIRQTKPFTEGGVVIFNMFLTCTRGQLFSSYLYECHQTALLSSITMIVLLGFILIALCSCEGSNYTDEFARKYMYILSAAAYSDAPSKCMERFENATVHNQTYANCTGNCSGFTAVIHEKKAIVLSFRGTTDMQQLFAEIKDSTFKEWSNWTHGGRVSKYFSDAFLSLWEGGMEKDFENLTTYYQNYEIWVTGHSLGGALATLAASVVAGKHNRTNVKLVTFGQPRVGDETFAKKHNEMVNFSYRVIYWSDVVPTVPCYFVQGFRHQGIEVFYSDMDSTTNSKHTVCKRGENCELLWNGRMQ, encoded by the exons ATGGTCCGATACCGTATAGAACTTgggcacaacagcgacatccgtcaaacaaaaccttttactgaagGTGGTGTGGTCATTTTCAACATG TTCCTCACATGTACAAGAGGTCAACTCTTCTCTTCATATTTGTATGAGTGTCATCAGACTGCCCTCCTGTCAAGCATCAC GATGATCGTCCTACTTGGTTTCATACTTATTGCGCTATGTAGTTGCGAAGGGTCGAATTACACAGACGAATTCGCCAGGAAGTATATGTACATTCTGAGCGCTGCTGCGTACTCAGATGCTCCAAGCAAATGCATGGAGAGATTTGAAAATGCTACA GTTCACAATCAAACTTATGCTAACTGCACAGGAAATTGCTCAGGGTTCACAGCTGTTATacatgagaaaaaagcaatcgTTCTTAGTTTCCG TGGAACTACCGACATGCAGCAGCTGTTTGCAGAGATTAAAGATAGCACATTCAAGGAATGG AGTAATTGGACTCATGGAGGCAGGGTATCCAAGTACTTCAGCGATGCCTTTTTGAGCCTCTGGGAGGGAGGTATGGAGAAAGATTTCGAAAATCTAACGACATATTATCAAAACTACGAGATTTGG GTTACCGGTCACTCACTTGGTGGTGCTCTAGCTACATTAGCTGCATCCGTGGTGGCCGGAAAACATAACCGAACTAATGTGAAGCTGGTCACATTTGGTCAACCGAGGGTTGGCGACGAAACATTTGCAAAGAAACACAATGAAATG GTAAACTTCTCCTACCGAGTTATATACTGGAGTGACGTGGTCCCAACTGTCCCATGTTACTTCGTCCAAGGTTTTCGTCATCAAGGAATAGAG gtTTTCTACTCTGACATGGATTCAACTACCAACTCGAAGCACACCGTTTGTAAAA GAGGAGAGAATT GTGAGCTTCTATGGAATGGACGGATGCAATGA
- a CDS encoding hypothetical protein (NECATOR_CHRIII.G9474.T1) produces MIVLLGFILIALCSCEGSNYTDEFARKYMYILSAAAYSDAPSKCMERFENATVHNQTYANCTGNCSGFTAVIHEKKAIVLSFRGTTDMQQLFAEIKDSTFKEWSNWTHGGRVSKYFSDAFLSLWEGGMEKDFENLTTYYQNYEIWVTGHSLGGALATLAASVVAGKHNRTNVKLVTFGQPRVGDETFAKKHNEMVNFSYRVIYWSDVVPTVPCYFVQGFRHQGIEVFYSDMDSTTNSKHTVCKRGENYGCSGFMLYRTVRHHVNYFGKYVSFYGMDGCNDTVHAGRSIVKSSLSWVYNSFESWFG; encoded by the exons ATGATCGTCCTACTTGGTTTCATACTTATTGCGCTATGTAGTTGCGAAGGGTCGAATTACACAGACGAATTCGCCAGGAAGTATATGTACATTCTGAGCGCTGCTGCGTACTCAGATGCTCCAAGCAAATGCATGGAGAGATTTGAAAATGCTACA GTTCACAATCAAACTTATGCTAACTGCACAGGAAATTGCTCAGGGTTCACAGCTGTTATacatgagaaaaaagcaatcgTTCTTAGTTTCCG TGGAACTACCGACATGCAGCAGCTGTTTGCAGAGATTAAAGATAGCACATTCAAGGAATGG AGTAATTGGACTCATGGAGGCAGGGTATCCAAGTACTTCAGCGATGCCTTTTTGAGCCTCTGGGAGGGAGGTATGGAGAAAGATTTCGAAAATCTAACGACATATTATCAAAACTACGAGATTTGG GTTACCGGTCACTCACTTGGTGGTGCTCTAGCTACATTAGCTGCATCCGTGGTGGCCGGAAAACATAACCGAACTAATGTGAAGCTGGTCACATTTGGTCAACCGAGGGTTGGCGACGAAACATTTGCAAAGAAACACAATGAAATG GTAAACTTCTCCTACCGAGTTATATACTGGAGTGACGTGGTCCCAACTGTCCCATGTTACTTCGTCCAAGGTTTTCGTCATCAAGGAATAGAG gtTTTCTACTCTGACATGGATTCAACTACCAACTCGAAGCACACCGTTTGTAAAA GAGGAGAGAATTATGGGTGCAGCGGATTCATGCTTTATCGTACTGTTCGACATCACGTAAATTACTTTGGAAAATACGTGAGCTTCTATGGAATGGACGGATGCAATGATACAGTGCATGCAGGAAGAAGCATCGTGAAGTCTTCACTCTCTTGGGTTTATAACAGCTTCGAGAGTTGGTTCGGTTGA